In the Candidatus Binatia bacterium genome, one interval contains:
- a CDS encoding YHS domain-containing protein, giving the protein MAKDPVCGMQVEETNASVTADYKGKAFYFCALSCKDKFVKEPEKYSGEESSSGCCK; this is encoded by the coding sequence ATGGCCAAAGATCCAGTGTGTGGAATGCAAGTGGAGGAAACGAATGCGTCGGTGACAGCGGACTACAAAGGGAAAGCCTTTTATTTTTGTGCGCTCTCATGCAAAGACAAGTTCGTCAAGGAGCCCGAAAAATATTCGGGGGAGGAATCATCATCAGGTTGCTGTAAATAG